One Nostoc sp. UHCC 0302 DNA window includes the following coding sequences:
- a CDS encoding acyl carrier protein, whose product MNTQKFSAFQIQTSVSADELNNNVEVSSKQLTLATIQAWLVSYLAELLEMESEEIDIKIPFVRYGLDSSAAVGLVGDMETWLNRSLSPTLLYDYPTIEALANNLVDTI is encoded by the coding sequence ATGAATACTCAAAAATTTTCAGCATTTCAAATCCAGACATCAGTCAGTGCAGACGAATTAAATAACAATGTAGAAGTGTCCTCAAAACAACTAACTCTAGCAACAATTCAAGCTTGGTTAGTTTCCTATCTAGCAGAACTGTTAGAAATGGAATCAGAAGAAATAGACATCAAAATACCTTTTGTACGTTACGGTTTAGATTCATCAGCAGCAGTGGGTTTGGTTGGAGATATGGAAACTTGGCTAAATCGAAGTTTATCTCCTACATTGTTGTATGATTACCCCACAATTGAAGCTTTAGCTAACAATTTAGTTGATACCATTTAA